In a single window of the Candidatus Latescibacter sp. genome:
- a CDS encoding MFS transporter, with the protein MTDQKQTSPEMNFAKANIYNIFNGVGGPVWGAFLAYYGPLMALLGFLGASAFYNGVVNGLFWLGFILTQVPAAYYSERLPYKKWATGVIFLLSGVSMLLFGILLMVTGGEHVKLLLAAFLFCYALTTIISGSATPLIFTLLFKIIPPQKLGSWLGIYFMIASVGGILGGFITKRILEYGYPVAFEILFIASFVFALAMAVAVWFIDEPKGELAPKKENFGAYLGSLVNILKCDRNLVRFFIGMWFVVGHYIVLTFYADYAIKVVGVSPAEAGAFVSMNLIGWTLASLGPVFFILIPLGWVMGLFGSKLKMPSNIFSAGWIADRYGPKYTLIVFQIVAIIGVLIALAAKSLLMFYFVWIVAGFAQICNNIGYSNMGLLSCPIQDKSSYIGLVNCAVFPFVVIVPMVFGALIGKGILTYTGTFKISMALMAIAALFFLFFVDNPEGFKKMKAQS; encoded by the coding sequence AAAACAAACCAGCCCGGAGATGAATTTCGCCAAAGCCAACATCTATAACATTTTCAACGGGGTGGGTGGACCGGTATGGGGGGCGTTCCTGGCCTATTACGGGCCTCTTATGGCTCTCCTGGGATTTCTGGGGGCTTCGGCGTTCTATAACGGGGTGGTGAACGGCCTGTTCTGGCTTGGGTTTATTCTCACCCAGGTTCCCGCCGCCTACTATTCGGAGCGGCTGCCGTATAAGAAATGGGCGACCGGGGTGATTTTCCTTCTTTCGGGTGTCAGCATGCTCCTTTTCGGGATTCTCCTCATGGTCACCGGCGGAGAGCATGTGAAACTCCTCCTCGCGGCTTTCCTCTTCTGCTATGCGCTCACCACTATCATTTCCGGTTCAGCCACACCGCTTATTTTCACCCTTCTTTTTAAAATCATACCCCCGCAGAAACTGGGAAGCTGGCTCGGCATCTATTTCATGATCGCTTCGGTCGGAGGAATTCTCGGCGGGTTTATCACCAAGAGAATCCTCGAGTATGGCTATCCGGTCGCTTTTGAAATACTTTTTATCGCCTCCTTCGTTTTTGCTTTGGCCATGGCGGTCGCGGTGTGGTTCATCGATGAGCCCAAAGGAGAGCTCGCACCGAAAAAGGAGAATTTCGGCGCCTATCTGGGTTCACTGGTGAATATCCTGAAATGCGACCGTAATCTGGTGCGGTTTTTCATCGGAATGTGGTTCGTCGTCGGGCATTACATCGTTCTCACATTTTACGCCGATTACGCCATCAAGGTAGTCGGCGTCAGCCCGGCAGAAGCGGGAGCGTTTGTCAGCATGAACCTTATCGGCTGGACTCTGGCGAGCCTGGGGCCGGTATTTTTCATTCTCATTCCCCTGGGCTGGGTCATGGGTCTTTTCGGTTCGAAGCTGAAAATGCCTTCAAACATTTTCAGTGCGGGATGGATCGCCGACCGGTACGGCCCCAAATACACACTGATCGTATTCCAGATCGTGGCCATCATCGGGGTGTTGATCGCGCTGGCCGCCAAAAGCTTGCTCATGTTCTACTTTGTGTGGATTGTGGCCGGTTTCGCCCAGATATGCAACAATATCGGGTACTCCAATATGGGTCTTTTGAGCTGCCCCATCCAGGATAAATCTTCCTATATCGGCCTGGTGAATTGTGCGGTATTTCCTTTCGTGGTAATCGTGCCCATGGTATTCGGGGCGCTGATCGGGAAAGGAATTCTCACCTATACGGGAACTTTCAAGATTTCGATGGCGCTCATGGCTATTGCGGCGTTGTTTTTCCTGTTCTTTGTGGATAATCCGGAAGGGTTCAAGAAAATGAAAGCACAAAGTTAA